The following are from one region of the Phormidium sp. PBR-2020 genome:
- a CDS encoding BCD family MFS transporter — translation METRDRPATNSDLIPPSLPRLNIFTMFRLGLFQLGLGMMSLLTLAIINRIAIDELRVPALIATGAIAMKRFVSPARVFFGQLSDSTPLFGKHRSGYIWIGAVLFTSLSFITVQVLWQLGLSLQTSGMTASTYGWAALFAGCFMLYGLSIDASSTPFAAMLVDISDEDHRSKLIGVAGSMLMLGTIAGAMISSTLLKQPETGAEAVRHLQQVDIPALSRTVNRVFIIVPAIVLSLCFLATVGIEKKYSRYHQRSIVGNSQERVTLKTAIRIFTASRQTGFFLSFLLLLTISLFMYDVVIEPYGGQVLGMSLAATTQLNIFLGLGTLVGIASTGFLVLPHLGIKRTIQSGCLGASVCALLFIIAGVGQRVELLQAAFLFYGVFLGTLMAGVTRLMLDLTVAETAGTFLGAWGLAKAMARGVSAMISGGVLNLGTWVFESPLLAYGSVFLLQALGLLLALVLLKRINIKEFQASSQNAVSHVMEEDLE, via the coding sequence ATGGAAACGCGCGATCGCCCCGCCACTAACTCAGACCTGATCCCACCCTCCCTGCCTCGCCTTAACATCTTCACCATGTTTCGTCTGGGTCTATTCCAGTTAGGACTGGGGATGATGTCCTTGCTTACCCTAGCGATCATCAACCGTATCGCCATTGACGAGTTGAGAGTTCCTGCGCTCATCGCCACCGGGGCCATTGCCATGAAACGGTTTGTTTCCCCGGCTCGCGTCTTCTTCGGACAACTTTCGGATTCTACACCCCTGTTTGGCAAACATCGCAGCGGCTATATCTGGATTGGCGCGGTTCTCTTCACGAGCCTCTCATTTATCACGGTACAAGTTCTTTGGCAACTGGGTCTGAGCCTGCAAACCAGTGGCATGACGGCTTCTACCTACGGCTGGGCCGCCCTATTTGCGGGCTGTTTTATGCTCTATGGCCTCTCCATAGATGCCAGTTCCACCCCCTTCGCCGCCATGCTGGTGGATATCTCCGATGAAGACCATCGCTCGAAACTGATTGGCGTAGCTGGGTCGATGCTGATGCTAGGTACCATTGCGGGGGCGATGATTAGCTCCACCCTTCTTAAGCAACCTGAAACTGGCGCGGAAGCCGTGCGTCATTTGCAACAGGTGGATATTCCAGCCCTGAGCCGCACCGTCAATCGCGTCTTTATTATTGTTCCGGCGATCGTTCTGAGCCTCTGTTTCCTAGCCACTGTTGGCATCGAAAAGAAATACTCTCGCTATCACCAACGCTCCATAGTGGGCAACTCTCAAGAGCGTGTCACCCTGAAAACGGCCATTCGCATTTTCACCGCGAGCCGTCAAACGGGGTTCTTCTTAAGCTTCTTACTCCTGCTGACGATTAGCCTCTTTATGTACGACGTGGTGATTGAACCCTATGGCGGACAAGTGTTAGGCATGAGTCTTGCAGCAACGACTCAATTAAATATCTTTCTGGGTCTTGGAACCTTGGTGGGCATTGCTAGCACGGGGTTTCTTGTGCTTCCCCATCTGGGTATAAAACGCACCATCCAATCGGGTTGTCTTGGGGCTTCGGTCTGTGCTTTACTGTTCATCATTGCCGGAGTCGGCCAGCGGGTGGAATTATTGCAAGCGGCGTTTCTGTTTTATGGAGTCTTTCTCGGAACCCTCATGGCTGGGGTCACCCGTCTCATGCTGGATTTAACGGTAGCGGAAACGGCGGGAACCTTTCTCGGTGCCTGGGGACTCGCCAAGGCGATGGCCCGGGGTGTTTCTGCCATGATCAGTGGTGGGGTGTTGAACCTAGGAACTTGGGTGTTTGAGTCGCCTTTATTGGCCTATGGCTCGGTCTTTTTGCTGCAAGCTTTAGGACTCCTCCTGGCGTTAGTTCTGTTAAAACGGATTAATATCAAGGAATTTCAAGCCAGCAGCCAAAATGCGGTGAGTCATGTTATGGAAGAGGACTTGGAGTAG
- the surE gene encoding 5'/3'-nucleotidase SurE → MKLLIGNDDGILAQGVQALANALAEAGHDVTVVCPDRERSATGHSLTMHQPIRAEPVDDRFHPSIAAWACSGTPSDCIKLALSALVDSPPDFVLAGINHGANVGTDIIYSGTVSAALEGYIEGIPSVAFSLASFTSRDFQPAVEFALRLMAQLGDRRPKHPLLLNVNIPPVTSDRIMGVTLARQGVRRYTDVFQKRVDPRGKTYYWLAGEILEELDDEPEKAEIPIDGIAVSQNYITITPLQSKLICQPMLNQMQGWEWLKQI, encoded by the coding sequence ATGAAACTCCTAATTGGTAACGACGACGGTATTCTCGCCCAGGGGGTGCAAGCCTTGGCCAATGCCCTAGCCGAGGCGGGCCATGACGTAACCGTGGTTTGCCCTGATCGAGAACGTTCCGCCACCGGCCATAGTTTGACGATGCACCAACCGATTCGGGCCGAACCCGTTGACGATCGCTTTCACCCCAGCATCGCCGCCTGGGCCTGTTCAGGGACCCCCTCCGATTGCATTAAATTAGCCCTCAGTGCCTTAGTCGACAGTCCCCCCGATTTTGTCCTAGCCGGGATTAACCATGGGGCAAACGTCGGCACGGATATTATCTATTCTGGAACTGTCTCGGCGGCCTTAGAGGGATATATTGAGGGGATTCCCAGTGTCGCTTTCAGTTTAGCCAGTTTTACCAGCCGCGATTTCCAGCCGGCGGTGGAGTTCGCCTTGCGGTTGATGGCCCAGTTGGGCGATCGCCGGCCCAAACACCCCCTACTGTTGAATGTGAACATTCCCCCCGTCACGAGCGATCGCATCATGGGAGTCACCCTGGCCCGTCAAGGAGTCCGTCGCTACACCGATGTGTTTCAGAAACGAGTTGACCCCCGTGGCAAAACCTACTACTGGTTAGCCGGAGAAATCTTAGAAGAATTGGATGATGAACCGGAGAAGGCCGAGATTCCCATTGATGGCATCGCCGTGAGTCAGAACTATATTACAATCACCCCCCTACAATCGAAGCTGATTTGTCAGCCGATGTTGAATCAGATGCAAGGATGGGAGTGGCTGAAACAGATTTAG
- a CDS encoding TrkA family potassium uptake protein, producing MYILIGGAGMTGLALANTLLNIGHTIAIVDPDPLACQYAREKIGVMAFEGSAVNTTTLIEAGIRKADAVIGALREDALNLAFVTLSKHYGVAQIIVRMSDRDFAEPYQLAGATHIISTTQLAINRIINAIEYPQVDAMMHFEQGQVEVLKLSLPQDCYIVGHTVAEIAQDERFPEGTLIIGYQAHAHEDLIIPNGSTILESGSKILAVTKPDLVRDVIDFLGLCS from the coding sequence ATGTATATCTTAATTGGTGGAGCGGGGATGACTGGGTTAGCCCTCGCCAATACACTTCTCAATATCGGTCATACCATCGCCATTGTTGACCCCGATCCCCTAGCCTGTCAATATGCCCGCGAAAAAATTGGGGTCATGGCCTTTGAAGGGAGTGCGGTCAATACTACCACCCTCATTGAAGCCGGGATTCGTAAAGCCGATGCGGTGATTGGGGCCTTGCGAGAAGATGCCCTAAACTTAGCATTTGTGACCCTCTCGAAGCATTATGGCGTCGCTCAAATTATTGTGCGGATGAGCGATCGCGATTTCGCTGAACCCTATCAACTCGCTGGGGCGACCCATATTATTAGTACCACGCAATTGGCTATCAATCGCATTATTAATGCCATTGAATATCCTCAAGTGGATGCCATGATGCACTTTGAACAAGGACAGGTGGAAGTGTTAAAACTCTCGTTACCCCAAGATTGTTATATTGTGGGTCATACGGTGGCTGAAATTGCTCAGGATGAGCGGTTCCCGGAGGGGACGTTAATTATTGGTTATCAGGCCCATGCTCATGAAGATTTAATTATTCCTAATGGGAGTACAATCCTCGAAAGTGGTTCTAAGATTTTGGCGGTCACGAAGCCGGATTTAGTTCGAGATGTGATTGATTTTTTGGGTTTATGTTCTTAG
- a CDS encoding HD domain-containing protein → MLSQRFTEALLWATELHQQQIRKGSGIPYIAHLLGVTSEALEYGATEDEAIAALLHDAIEDCGGRPIALEIRRRFGDNVADIVEGCTDSETQPKPPWRERKEAYIAHLRTASPSVRLVSAADKLYNARSILKDYRCVGEAIWQRFTGGRSGSLWYYRAVVDTLNAVDDRPIVAELERVVRELETLTPSVPS, encoded by the coding sequence GTGCTATCACAACGATTTACAGAGGCTCTCCTATGGGCCACAGAACTCCATCAGCAGCAGATTCGCAAAGGTTCGGGGATTCCCTATATCGCTCATCTGTTGGGAGTCACCAGTGAGGCCCTAGAATATGGGGCCACGGAAGATGAGGCGATCGCCGCCCTACTCCATGATGCCATTGAAGACTGCGGTGGCCGACCCATTGCCCTGGAGATTCGTCGCCGCTTCGGGGACAACGTCGCTGACATTGTCGAAGGCTGCACCGATTCGGAAACTCAGCCTAAACCCCCCTGGCGAGAACGTAAGGAGGCCTATATTGCCCATCTGCGCACCGCCTCCCCCTCCGTGCGTCTCGTCTCGGCGGCGGATAAACTCTATAATGCGCGCTCAATTCTCAAAGATTATCGCTGCGTCGGTGAAGCGATTTGGCAGCGCTTTACCGGGGGGCGATCGGGGAGTTTATGGTACTATCGCGCCGTGGTGGATACCCTAAACGCTGTGGATGACCGCCCTATCGTTGCTGAGTTAGAGCGAGTTGTTCGCGAGTTGGAGACCTTAACCCCCTCAGTCCCGTCTTAA
- a CDS encoding transposase — protein sequence MLTMTYEYKLQPTAEQMATIEHTLDVCRSVWNFALRQRKDWCSSRWSPVNACSLRSEYIISANEPFPSYHKQAKQLTDAKTQYPHLKTVHSQVLQQVLRTLDRAWDDMKARGFGFPRFKNKYRMRSFVFPQLGKEPINDDAIKFPKFGWIKWRQSRPVPEGFEVKQARIVRKASGYFVMLSLQLNVDVPQPIPQGHPRGLDLGFDKFVATSDGEEIKRPRFLKTKQRQLKLLQRRLKNKQNGSNNRHKLNQKIARLHQRISDHRKDWHFKLAHHLCEGAGMIFVEDINVVSWQRGMLSRHSADAGFGQFVHRLEWVCWKTDTYFAKVNKDGTSQTCPNCGAHTGKKTLEIRIHHCDECGYQTTRDVAASQDIRNRGLTAVGQTVVENVCGLDATGSLGHETLVGTERSRNPNSRGLGIPHFKDIKRSEMA from the coding sequence ATGCTAACCATGACCTACGAGTACAAGTTACAACCCACAGCCGAACAGATGGCTACCATCGAGCACACGCTAGATGTCTGTCGTTCGGTTTGGAACTTTGCGCTTCGTCAGCGTAAAGATTGGTGTAGCTCTCGTTGGTCACCGGTCAACGCTTGTTCCCTGAGATCTGAGTATATCATTTCAGCCAATGAGCCTTTTCCGAGCTACCATAAACAAGCCAAGCAACTCACAGACGCTAAGACCCAATATCCTCACTTAAAAACCGTTCATTCTCAGGTTTTGCAGCAAGTCCTCAGAACGTTGGATCGAGCCTGGGATGATATGAAAGCCAGAGGATTTGGGTTTCCGCGCTTTAAAAACAAGTATCGGATGCGTTCCTTTGTGTTTCCTCAGCTCGGGAAAGAGCCCATTAACGATGATGCGATTAAGTTCCCTAAGTTCGGGTGGATTAAATGGCGACAGTCAAGACCCGTTCCTGAGGGATTTGAGGTCAAGCAAGCACGAATCGTCAGAAAAGCATCGGGTTACTTTGTGATGCTGTCACTACAGCTCAATGTTGATGTTCCTCAACCCATACCTCAGGGTCATCCACGAGGATTAGATTTAGGATTCGATAAGTTCGTGGCGACCAGTGATGGTGAAGAGATTAAGCGACCTCGGTTCTTGAAAACTAAGCAGCGTCAGCTTAAATTGCTACAACGCCGGTTAAAGAACAAACAAAACGGGTCGAATAATCGACACAAGTTAAACCAAAAGATAGCTCGGCTACATCAACGGATATCTGACCATCGTAAAGATTGGCATTTTAAATTAGCTCACCATCTTTGTGAGGGTGCTGGCATGATTTTTGTCGAAGATATCAACGTTGTCAGTTGGCAAAGGGGAATGCTATCAAGACATAGTGCTGATGCTGGCTTTGGTCAGTTTGTCCATCGATTGGAGTGGGTCTGTTGGAAAACGGATACCTACTTCGCCAAGGTCAATAAGGATGGCACAAGCCAGACCTGTCCTAACTGTGGGGCACATACCGGCAAGAAAACGTTGGAGATTCGCATTCACCACTGTGATGAGTGTGGATATCAAACCACAAGAGATGTAGCAGCGAGTCAAGACATCAGAAATCGTGGTCTAACAGCCGTCGGGCAGACGGTGGTGGAAAATGTCTGTGGACTGGATGCAACGGGGAGTCTCGGTCACGAGACTCTAGTTGGCACGGAACGAAGCAGAAACCCTAATTCGCGAGGATTGGGAATCCCCCACTTCAAAGACATCAAGCGTAGCGAGATGGCTTAA
- the dprA gene encoding DNA-processing protein DprA, whose protein sequence is MNGDRPYWVAWTQIKRIGSVLMGRLNEQFGSLEAAWSESEAGLLTVEGIGPQLAADILRQRSHLDPKELYAKHLQANPQFWTLCDREYPRLLREIHAPPPLLYYRGVPDPEEMEGNARTIAIVGTRHPSPYGLKWTRRLSRRLSQDGFTIVSGLAAGIDTEAHRTCLTLAGRTVAVLGTGVDVVYPRRNQSLYEEIVEKGLVVSEYPAGTPPDRLQFPQRNRIIAGLSRATLVTEAPQKSGALITAYLANEFCRDVYAVPGSLDNPNSRGCLGLISRGAQLVMDEDQLIQTLQEMPSFTVPAPRLRPELIPQKPPSVNPSPSPAAPPPINVPAHLAQVFAAVAPEATAFDIIVEKSATEASAVSSALLQLELMGLISALPGLRYQRT, encoded by the coding sequence ATGAATGGCGATCGCCCCTATTGGGTGGCTTGGACTCAAATTAAGCGCATTGGGTCGGTGTTGATGGGTCGCTTAAATGAGCAGTTTGGGTCCCTAGAAGCCGCCTGGAGTGAGTCAGAGGCGGGACTGCTGACCGTCGAGGGAATCGGACCCCAACTGGCCGCCGATATCCTCCGACAGCGATCGCACCTCGACCCCAAAGAACTCTACGCCAAGCATCTCCAAGCCAATCCCCAATTCTGGACCCTGTGCGATCGAGAATACCCGCGACTCTTACGAGAAATTCACGCCCCGCCGCCGCTGCTGTACTATCGGGGCGTCCCAGACCCCGAGGAAATGGAGGGAAACGCCCGCACCATCGCCATTGTCGGAACTCGTCACCCCAGTCCCTACGGTCTCAAATGGACACGCCGCCTCAGTCGCCGCCTCAGCCAAGACGGGTTTACCATTGTCTCCGGTCTCGCAGCGGGCATTGACACTGAGGCCCACCGCACCTGTTTAACCCTGGCCGGGCGAACCGTGGCCGTCCTGGGAACGGGAGTGGATGTGGTCTATCCCCGTCGCAATCAAAGTCTCTATGAAGAGATTGTCGAGAAGGGGTTAGTGGTGAGTGAATATCCCGCCGGAACCCCACCCGATCGCCTCCAGTTTCCCCAACGCAACCGCATCATCGCCGGCTTAAGTCGCGCCACCCTCGTCACCGAAGCCCCGCAAAAATCCGGGGCCCTCATCACCGCCTATCTCGCCAACGAGTTTTGCCGCGATGTCTACGCCGTTCCCGGTTCCCTCGACAACCCCAACTCCCGAGGCTGTCTCGGTCTCATCTCCCGAGGGGCCCAACTGGTCATGGACGAAGACCAGCTAATTCAGACCCTGCAAGAAATGCCCAGCTTCACCGTCCCCGCCCCTCGCCTCAGACCAGAGCTTATACCACAAAAACCGCCATCTGTCAACCCCTCTCCCAGTCCAGCCGCCCCCCCACCCATCAACGTACCGGCCCATCTAGCCCAAGTCTTCGCCGCCGTCGCCCCCGAAGCCACCGCCTTCGATATCATCGTCGAGAAATCCGCCACCGAAGCGTCCGCTGTCTCCAGCGCCCTCTTACAGTTAGAATTGATGGGGCTAATCTCCGCCCTCCCCGGCCTACGCTATCAACGAACGTAA
- a CDS encoding response regulator transcription factor — MPLTILVVEDDLGTRLAISDYLELSGYSAIPAINGREALGLLERYQPHLLITDAIMPEMDGYELVRKVRQQPSFRLLPVIFLTARNETQDRIRGYQAGIDIHMPKPFELEELAAVVRNFLDRYTMMSHASTVAPPAPAPERPDVTIDLTDREQEVLELLSQGLSNNQIGDRLYLSSRTIEKYVSNLLRKTETNNRSELVRFAIEHHLLQD, encoded by the coding sequence ATGCCTCTGACGATTTTGGTAGTGGAGGATGACTTAGGAACCCGCCTCGCCATCAGCGATTATCTGGAACTCTCAGGCTACTCAGCGATTCCCGCCATCAACGGCCGGGAGGCGCTGGGCCTGCTTGAGCGTTACCAACCCCATCTGTTGATTACCGATGCCATCATGCCAGAAATGGATGGCTATGAATTGGTGCGGAAGGTTCGCCAACAACCCAGCTTCCGGCTGCTTCCGGTCATTTTCCTCACCGCCCGCAACGAGACTCAGGATCGCATTCGCGGCTACCAGGCCGGGATTGATATCCATATGCCCAAACCCTTTGAATTAGAGGAATTGGCGGCGGTGGTGCGGAATTTTCTCGATCGCTACACCATGATGAGTCACGCCTCCACCGTCGCCCCCCCAGCCCCCGCCCCAGAACGCCCGGATGTTACCATTGACTTAACTGATCGCGAACAAGAAGTCCTCGAACTCCTCAGTCAGGGCCTCTCCAATAATCAGATTGGCGATCGCCTCTATCTCAGTTCCCGCACGATTGAGAAGTACGTCAGCAATCTCCTACGCAAAACGGAGACGAATAACCGTTCGGAGTTAGTCCGGTTTGCGATCGAACATCACTTGTTACAAGACTAA
- a CDS encoding RNA methyltransferase has product MNLQTQKDLIAYLSQYMTEARAARIDEVLGKRTKQLAVVLEGIHKPHNASAVLRSCDGFGVQDVHIIERDTEFDPNQQVSLGADRWLSLHRYDDYGVNNTAICLDRLKDQGYTLLATTPHEPTVNIDEVPIEGKTAILFGSELRGLSTYALSHADVRVKIPMYGFSESFNISVSAALCLYELTKRLRQGNQSWRLTEAERIALKLEWLRRSLRAYDQLEAEFVASLETPSSSPLG; this is encoded by the coding sequence ATGAACCTCCAAACCCAAAAAGACCTCATTGCCTATCTCAGCCAATATATGACCGAAGCCCGTGCAGCGCGCATAGACGAGGTTTTAGGGAAGCGGACTAAGCAACTGGCGGTGGTGTTGGAGGGGATTCATAAGCCTCATAATGCTAGTGCCGTGTTGCGCAGTTGCGATGGCTTTGGGGTGCAAGATGTCCATATTATCGAGCGAGATACGGAGTTTGACCCTAATCAACAGGTGAGTTTGGGGGCTGATCGCTGGTTGAGTTTGCATCGCTATGATGATTATGGAGTGAATAATACCGCCATCTGCTTGGATCGCCTCAAGGACCAAGGCTACACCCTTCTGGCAACGACTCCCCACGAACCAACGGTTAACATTGATGAGGTTCCCATCGAGGGCAAAACGGCGATTCTCTTTGGATCGGAGTTGCGAGGCCTTTCAACCTATGCCCTCAGCCATGCCGATGTACGGGTGAAAATTCCCATGTATGGCTTTAGTGAAAGTTTCAACATCTCCGTTAGTGCGGCATTATGTTTATATGAACTCACCAAACGCTTACGTCAGGGCAATCAGTCCTGGCGGCTGACCGAGGCGGAACGGATCGCCCTCAAGTTGGAGTGGTTACGCCGTAGCCTTCGTGCCTACGATCAGCTAGAAGCGGAGTTCGTCGCTTCCCTAGAGACACCCTCATCGTCGCCTCTAGGATGA
- a CDS encoding sodium:proton antiporter encodes MGVAETDLVLLTIYSQTLAETSGTVSETVEEALTANSTQVTGLVGASIILLLVATAVALITRRFRIPYVVGLVLGGLLITKQALPAEIGLNPDVILNLFLPILIFEAAINTDISRLRSTIKPILLLAGPGVVLAAAITTAFLRFGLDVAWITASAIGVILTITDTVSVIGAFKTVKVPGRLITIVEGESLFNDGIALVLLTMISTIHSQGSFTIAEGIEQLFIALVGGTLLGLGLGYLCVGLLKQLNDALSNTLLTVAISLGTFQIGQLLGVSSAIAVVVAGLVIGNSGFNKISASIKVTLLNFWEYAGFGVNTFIFLLVGLELEPSILWVTLPSAMLAILGYQVGRIFSIYPLLYLVQFFDRPLPLKWQHVLIFGNVKGSLSMALALSLPFTLPGRENVITLIFSTVLVSLIGQGLTLHWLVKQLNLNRPSPATEKIETLQLTLIASKAAQQELNSLFDSGSLPKSLYEELFANYQARIATAERELRHLYNQRMVHEDEPLEPGGYLDGLRRRLYLAEKGAINDAVRKGLLSSERANPYLDTLNQKLMSLQDD; translated from the coding sequence ATGGGAGTGGCTGAAACAGATTTAGTGTTATTAACCATTTATTCTCAAACGCTTGCTGAAACCTCTGGGACAGTTTCGGAAACGGTAGAAGAGGCCTTAACAGCCAACTCAACTCAGGTGACGGGATTAGTGGGGGCCTCGATTATCTTACTATTGGTCGCCACGGCGGTGGCCCTGATTACCCGCCGTTTTCGCATTCCCTATGTGGTGGGGTTAGTGTTGGGCGGTTTGTTGATTACTAAACAAGCACTCCCCGCTGAGATTGGCTTAAATCCCGATGTCATTCTCAATCTGTTTCTGCCGATTCTCATTTTTGAAGCGGCGATTAATACCGACATCAGCCGACTGCGAAGTACCATTAAACCGATTTTGTTGTTGGCGGGGCCGGGGGTGGTTCTGGCTGCGGCCATTACTACGGCATTTTTGCGCTTTGGCCTCGACGTGGCTTGGATTACCGCTTCGGCGATCGGGGTCATTTTGACCATTACCGATACCGTTTCAGTAATTGGTGCCTTTAAAACCGTTAAAGTTCCCGGACGCTTAATCACCATTGTTGAGGGAGAAAGTCTCTTTAATGATGGGATTGCCCTGGTTCTCTTGACCATGATTAGCACCATTCATAGCCAAGGGTCTTTTACGATTGCTGAAGGCATTGAACAGTTATTCATTGCCTTAGTTGGCGGAACTCTTCTCGGCTTAGGGTTGGGCTATCTCTGTGTCGGACTGCTCAAGCAACTTAATGATGCGTTAAGTAATACTCTCCTGACGGTTGCGATTTCCTTGGGAACCTTTCAGATTGGGCAATTATTGGGGGTTTCGAGTGCGATCGCCGTGGTGGTTGCAGGTTTAGTTATTGGCAATTCTGGCTTTAATAAAATATCAGCATCGATTAAGGTCACACTCTTGAATTTTTGGGAATATGCTGGATTTGGAGTTAATACCTTTATCTTCTTATTGGTCGGCTTAGAGTTAGAACCTAGTATTTTATGGGTCACGCTTCCCAGTGCCATGTTAGCTATTTTGGGTTATCAAGTAGGGCGAATTTTCTCGATTTATCCGCTACTTTATTTGGTGCAATTTTTCGATAGACCTTTACCTTTAAAATGGCAACATGTTTTAATATTCGGCAATGTAAAAGGCTCTCTTTCCATGGCACTCGCTCTAAGTTTACCCTTCACTTTACCCGGACGAGAAAATGTCATTACCCTGATTTTTAGTACCGTTTTAGTATCATTGATTGGTCAGGGTTTAACCTTGCATTGGCTAGTGAAACAATTAAACCTTAATCGTCCTTCACCAGCAACCGAAAAAATCGAAACCCTACAATTAACCCTAATCGCCTCTAAAGCGGCCCAACAAGAACTGAACAGTTTATTTGACTCAGGAAGTCTGCCCAAATCCCTCTACGAAGAACTCTTCGCTAACTATCAAGCTAGAATTGCCACCGCTGAACGAGAACTACGTCATCTCTATAATCAACGAATGGTTCATGAAGACGAACCCCTAGAACCCGGTGGTTATTTAGACGGCTTACGTCGTCGCCTTTACCTAGCCGAAAAAGGAGCCATTAACGATGCCGTCCGTAAAGGATTACTATCGAGCGAACGAGCCAATCCCTACCTCGATACCCTCAACCAAAAACTCATGTCTCTCCAAGACGACTAA
- a CDS encoding BCD family MFS transporter, giving the protein MFRLGLFQMGLGMMSLLTLGIVNRIAIDELRIPALIATGAIAMERLVSPARVFFGQLSDSKPLFGRHRSGYVWIGAVLFTSLSFVTVQVLWQLGLSLQTSGMTAPTYGWAALFAGCFILYGLSISASSTPFAAMLVDISDEDHRSKLIGVVWSMLMVGIIAGAIIGSTLLGESDNGNEALANVQQVDILALSRTVNPVFIIVPAIVLTLCFLATVGIEEKYSRYNQRSMVANSEERVTLGTAIRVLTASRQTGFFFTFLLLLTISLFMHEVVIEPYGGQVFGMSIAETTQLNVFFGIGTLVGISGTGFLLVPRLGKERTTQYGCIGASVCALLFIIAGVGQRVELLQAAFLFYGLFAGTLTAGATSLMLDLTVAETAGTFIGAWGLAQAMARGISTIVSGGVLNLGTWLFESPLLAYGSVFLLQSLGLLLALILLKRVNIKEFQASTQNAVSRVMEGELE; this is encoded by the coding sequence ATGTTTCGCCTGGGCCTATTCCAGATGGGACTGGGGATGATGTCCCTCCTCACCCTAGGCATCGTCAACCGCATCGCCATTGACGAACTGAGAATCCCGGCCCTCATCGCCACCGGGGCTATTGCCATGGAACGGCTGGTTTCCCCGGCTCGTGTCTTCTTTGGGCAACTCTCGGACTCCAAACCCCTCTTTGGACGACATCGCAGCGGCTATGTTTGGATTGGCGCGGTACTCTTCACCAGCCTTTCCTTCGTCACCGTACAAGTGCTTTGGCAACTGGGCCTGAGCCTGCAAACCAGTGGCATGACGGCCCCCACCTACGGCTGGGCTGCCCTATTTGCGGGCTGTTTCATCCTCTATGGCCTCTCCATTAGTGCCAGTTCAACCCCCTTCGCCGCCATGTTGGTGGATATCTCCGATGAAGACCATCGTTCTAAACTCATTGGTGTGGTGTGGTCGATGTTAATGGTGGGGATTATTGCCGGAGCGATTATTGGCTCAACCCTCCTGGGTGAGTCTGACAATGGCAATGAAGCCCTCGCCAACGTGCAACAGGTGGATATCCTGGCCCTCAGTCGTACCGTTAACCCTGTATTTATTATTGTTCCGGCGATCGTCCTGACGCTCTGTTTCTTGGCTACCGTCGGTATCGAAGAGAAATATTCCCGCTATAACCAGCGTTCGATGGTGGCCAACTCCGAGGAACGGGTCACCCTGGGAACCGCCATTCGCGTTCTCACCGCCAGTCGTCAAACGGGGTTTTTCTTCACCTTCCTACTTCTGCTTACCATTAGCCTCTTTATGCACGAGGTGGTGATTGAACCCTATGGGGGACAAGTCTTTGGTATGAGTATCGCTGAAACCACTCAATTGAACGTCTTTTTTGGGATTGGAACCCTGGTCGGCATTTCCGGTACAGGTTTTCTCCTGGTTCCCCGTCTGGGTAAGGAACGAACCACTCAATATGGCTGTATTGGGGCCTCGGTCTGTGCCTTACTGTTCATCATTGCTGGGGTCGGCCAGCGGGTGGAATTACTGCAAGCCGCGTTTCTGTTTTACGGACTCTTTGCCGGAACCCTAACCGCTGGGGCCACCAGTCTGATGCTGGATTTAACGGTTGCTGAGACCGCTGGAACCTTTATCGGTGCCTGGGGACTGGCCCAAGCCATGGCCCGAGGCATTTCTACCATTGTCAGTGGGGGGGTCTTGAACCTGGGAACTTGGCTGTTTGAGTCTCCTCTCTTGGCCTATGGCTCAGTCTTTTTGCTGCAATCCCTGGGCTTACTCCTGGCTTTGATTCTTCTGAAACGGGTCAATATCAAAGAGTTCCAAGCCAGCACCCAGAATGCGGTCAGTCGTGTGATGGAAGGGGAGTTAGAGTGA